A window of Agrobacterium vitis genomic DNA:
TCGGCTCGTGGTTTTCGCTGCAAAATGCCCTTAGTCGGGCCGCTCCGCTGCTGCTGACCGCACTCTGCGTGGCCCTTCCCGCCCGGCTTGGCCTGACAATCATTGGCGCGGAGGGCGCGCTGGTGCTGGGCGGCCTGGCGGCGGCGGCCATCGCCGTTCCACTCGCACCGGGCTTTAGTCCCCCTGCTCTTTGGCTTGTCATGGGGCTTTGCGCCATGCTGGCGGGCGGTGTGTGGATCGGCTTTGCCGGAGCGTTGAAACATTATCGCGGCGTCAATGAAACCATATCCTCGCTGCTGCTGGCCTATATCGCCATCGCGCTGATGAATCACTTGATCGAAGGTCCGCTGCGCGATCCGGCCAGCCTCAACAAGCCCTCGACCCTGCCCCTGCCCGCCGCCGACATGATCGGCAAAATCCCCGGCATGGACGTGCATTGGGGCCTGGCCGTCGGCGTCATCGCCTGCATTCTCTCCTATATCGTGATCGAATGGACCAGCATCGGTTTTGCGGCGCGGATCGCTGGCGGCAATATGCGCGCCGCCCAGATCCAGGGCTTGCCAGTTGGCAGGTTGATCGTCGGCTTCACCGCGCTGGCAGGCGGTTTTGCAGGCCTTGCCGGGATGATCGAAGTGGCCGCCGTACAAGGCAGCGCAAATGGTGCGCTGGTGGCGGGCTATGGTTATACCGGCATTCTCGTCGCCTTCCTCGCCCGGCAAAATCCGCTGGCGATCATTCCCGTCGCGATCTTCCTCGGCGGCATCACCGCGTCCGGCGGGTTGATCCAGCGCCGCATGGGCCTGCCGGATGCCACCGTGCTGGTGCTTCAAGGCACGCTGTTCGTGGTCATCCTGTTTTGCGAAACGCTGTATGGCCGGTTCCGCGTCTTTAATCCTGAGCTTTGGAAGCAGCCGGACGCCGCGAAAGGAGACCGATGATGGACGAAAGCGCACTTGGCCTCTGGGGCGTGCCGCTGGCGATATTGGCAGGCGCTATCCGCGTCTCCACCCCCTTCATCTTCGTCAGCCTCGGCGAAACCCTGACGGAACGGTCGGGCCGCATCAATCTGGGCCTTGAAGGCACATTGGTGTTCGGTGCCATGGCCGCCTATGCCGTGGCGGTCATGACCGGTTCGCCCTGGGCTGGCGTGGCAGCGGCCATGGTGGCCGGATCGCTGTTTGGCCTGCTGCATGGCTTTATCTGCAAGTTTCCAAAGGTCAATGACATCGCCATCGGCATTGCAATGATGCAGTTCGGGCTGGGTCTCGCCTTCTTCTTCGGCAAGCCGTTCATCCAGCCGGTCGCCCCGAAACTGCCGGTGATTTCGCTCGGCTTCTGGTCGCATCTGCCGCAAATCCAGGCGGCTTTGACCATCAACATCCTGTTTATCATCGGCCTTGTGCTGGCACTTTTCCTCTGGTGGGCGCTGAAAAATACCCGTATCGGCCTGATCCTGCGGGTGGTCGGTGATAGTTCGGATGCCGCCCGCGCCATGGGCATCAACCCCGACACCGTGCGCCTGCTGGCAACCATGGCAGGCGGGGCATTGGCGGCGGTGGGCGGCGCCTATCTGTCGCTGTTCTATCCTGGCTCCTGGAACGAGCGGATCTCGTCCGGCCAAGGCCTGATGGCCGTGGCGCTGGTGATTTTCGCCCGCTGGAACCCACTCGGTTGCGTGCTGGCGTCCCTGCTGTTTGGCGGGGC
This region includes:
- a CDS encoding ABC transporter permease, whose translation is MTTTPESRTHLPHGLQPKSAGRHALRPAVEWLARRAEPVAITLLAVLIGLGLFSLFITAIGKSPLQLFQLMFAGGFGSWFSLQNALSRAAPLLLTALCVALPARLGLTIIGAEGALVLGGLAAAAIAVPLAPGFSPPALWLVMGLCAMLAGGVWIGFAGALKHYRGVNETISSLLLAYIAIALMNHLIEGPLRDPASLNKPSTLPLPAADMIGKIPGMDVHWGLAVGVIACILSYIVIEWTSIGFAARIAGGNMRAAQIQGLPVGRLIVGFTALAGGFAGLAGMIEVAAVQGSANGALVAGYGYTGILVAFLARQNPLAIIPVAIFLGGITASGGLIQRRMGLPDATVLVLQGTLFVVILFCETLYGRFRVFNPELWKQPDAAKGDR
- a CDS encoding ABC transporter permease, encoding MDESALGLWGVPLAILAGAIRVSTPFIFVSLGETLTERSGRINLGLEGTLVFGAMAAYAVAVMTGSPWAGVAAAMVAGSLFGLLHGFICKFPKVNDIAIGIAMMQFGLGLAFFFGKPFIQPVAPKLPVISLGFWSHLPQIQAALTINILFIIGLVLALFLWWALKNTRIGLILRVVGDSSDAARAMGINPDTVRLLATMAGGALAAVGGAYLSLFYPGSWNERISSGQGLMAVALVIFARWNPLGCVLASLLFGGAGALGPALQSVGVSEGYYLFYAAPYVLTLIILIITSSPTRALSGAPAALSLTK